Proteins from a genomic interval of Gammaproteobacteria bacterium:
- a CDS encoding response regulator gives MPSPEILVVLSDELSDSSPVFQTALSEIVSGDENAFQEGVETYHEQLQRISDVTGLLNLAGLQWVCRHIETNLSVLSPQNIGSTNLDLFAQWPDLMLDYLATPKDKARCRALAQHCFHAEWPMAPESELASSLEQKLLDISEEPEDIEQTESRQIEATMEDIALQLEDDINKELVEAFLTEGPLQAMHYSSMIQGIENGRAGVEAIDEARRVIHALKGEANTVGVRGVASLSHHVEDILQYLRDNGMLPKGSINRLLLDVADCLEMMFEALLGTGSPPEHALSVLQQVLDVANAIDKGEFEKEYSFVSSMSATQESPAEDSHNPSAQFQPLSTPQVDAKVRVSAESVEEMQRLSGEMAISRGHVQERLQQSLSVLRELVERHNILWHRANDLERLVSTQGVAAGQREIESRVGVVNSGFDPLEMDQYSELHSGVHTVIETIADLQMLGIQVLDNLSEIGTTVNQQALINNELHDQLMTARMVPASTLNTRLQRAVRKATDSLHKPVQLNIHGQNVMLDDQMVNLIIDPLQHILRNAVDHGLESPEERVHLGKAETGTIDLSFARDGNFLVIKCQDDGAGLDLPFIRSKAIERGLVSPDQELSDEETMRLILQAGFSTSETVTEISGRGVGMDIVNNTITKMKGSIDIRTESGKGCTFILRAPLSMGIAHCLLADVGQKTFALPTDNLDRIVFQGAKKIQKIGTGYAFRDGKETCPARLLSDLLLGVGHGAQGLALDDDERPVILVKTLEGKEALVVDKVVSGRDLVIKGLGKYMRNINGVSGASILGDGRVVPILDMLDLLEEKSIGQSTVSRAQTDQPSFERKTSDILIVDDSLSVRTALSQLVHDDGFDVRTAIDGMEAIEQINRKVPDVLLVDMEMPRMNGLELTARLRSQQSTRQIPVIMITSRSSEKHRVQAEAAGVDVYLTKPYHESDLLSRLSSVVSRAA, from the coding sequence ATGCCATCGCCGGAAATACTTGTTGTTTTGTCGGACGAACTCAGTGACTCTTCCCCGGTCTTTCAGACGGCCTTGTCTGAAATCGTATCAGGAGATGAAAACGCTTTTCAAGAAGGCGTGGAAACCTATCACGAGCAATTGCAGCGCATCAGTGATGTGACGGGGCTGTTGAATCTGGCAGGCTTGCAGTGGGTCTGCCGGCATATAGAAACCAACCTCTCCGTGCTCAGTCCGCAAAACATCGGCAGTACCAATCTGGACTTGTTTGCCCAGTGGCCCGATCTTATGCTGGACTATCTGGCAACGCCAAAGGACAAAGCACGATGTCGTGCCCTGGCGCAACACTGTTTTCACGCAGAGTGGCCCATGGCACCGGAGTCAGAGCTGGCCAGCTCACTGGAGCAAAAACTCTTAGACATCAGCGAAGAACCGGAAGACATCGAACAAACCGAGTCGCGCCAGATAGAAGCCACCATGGAAGATATCGCCTTGCAGTTGGAAGACGACATTAACAAGGAACTGGTGGAAGCGTTTCTTACTGAAGGACCGCTTCAAGCTATGCACTACTCCTCTATGATCCAGGGCATAGAAAACGGCCGGGCCGGAGTGGAAGCCATTGACGAAGCCCGACGGGTTATTCATGCCTTAAAAGGTGAAGCCAATACCGTGGGTGTTCGCGGTGTGGCCTCATTGTCTCACCACGTAGAGGATATTCTGCAGTACTTACGTGACAACGGTATGCTGCCTAAAGGGAGCATTAACCGACTGCTGCTGGATGTAGCCGATTGTCTGGAAATGATGTTTGAGGCGTTACTGGGCACTGGCTCCCCACCCGAACATGCTTTGTCGGTGCTACAACAGGTGCTGGATGTGGCCAACGCCATCGACAAGGGCGAGTTTGAAAAGGAATACTCTTTTGTTTCATCTATGTCAGCAACACAGGAATCCCCGGCTGAGGACTCACATAACCCAAGCGCACAATTCCAACCACTCAGTACCCCGCAGGTGGACGCCAAAGTCAGGGTATCGGCCGAATCCGTGGAAGAAATGCAACGTTTATCCGGAGAAATGGCCATTTCCCGCGGTCATGTACAGGAACGTCTGCAACAGAGCTTGAGTGTACTTAGAGAATTGGTGGAACGCCACAATATACTGTGGCACCGCGCCAACGATCTGGAACGTCTGGTATCCACCCAAGGTGTCGCAGCGGGTCAACGGGAAATCGAATCCCGCGTGGGTGTGGTCAACAGCGGTTTTGACCCACTGGAGATGGACCAATACAGTGAACTGCACAGTGGCGTGCATACAGTCATAGAAACCATTGCGGACTTACAAATGCTGGGTATCCAGGTACTGGACAATTTGTCGGAAATCGGCACAACCGTAAACCAGCAAGCATTGATTAACAATGAGCTGCACGACCAGCTCATGACCGCACGCATGGTGCCTGCCAGCACGTTGAATACCCGCCTGCAACGAGCCGTTCGCAAGGCTACCGACTCACTCCATAAGCCTGTTCAACTCAATATCCACGGCCAAAATGTCATGCTTGATGACCAAATGGTAAATTTGATTATCGATCCCTTGCAACATATTTTGCGCAATGCCGTGGATCACGGTTTGGAATCCCCCGAGGAAAGAGTCCATTTGGGCAAAGCGGAAACGGGCACTATCGATTTGAGTTTTGCCCGAGACGGTAACTTTCTGGTTATAAAATGCCAGGACGATGGTGCCGGACTGGACCTGCCTTTCATTCGCTCCAAGGCCATTGAACGCGGTTTGGTTTCCCCCGATCAAGAGCTATCCGACGAGGAGACTATGCGCCTGATTCTTCAAGCCGGATTTTCCACCAGTGAAACGGTAACGGAAATATCCGGACGTGGTGTCGGTATGGACATTGTTAACAACACCATAACCAAAATGAAAGGCAGTATCGATATTCGAACTGAGTCAGGGAAAGGCTGCACTTTTATACTGCGGGCTCCCCTCTCCATGGGTATCGCCCACTGCCTGCTGGCCGATGTGGGCCAGAAAACCTTTGCCCTGCCCACCGACAACCTGGATCGCATTGTTTTTCAGGGCGCTAAAAAAATTCAAAAAATCGGTACCGGTTATGCATTTCGCGATGGCAAGGAAACCTGCCCTGCCCGTCTGCTGTCGGATTTGCTATTGGGTGTAGGCCATGGCGCTCAGGGACTGGCGCTGGACGATGACGAACGTCCCGTCATATTGGTTAAAACGCTTGAGGGCAAAGAAGCATTGGTCGTAGACAAAGTGGTCAGTGGACGTGACCTGGTCATCAAAGGTCTTGGAAAATACATGCGCAACATCAATGGCGTATCCGGTGCTTCCATTTTGGGTGATGGGCGTGTGGTACCGATCCTGGACATGTTGGATTTACTGGAGGAAAAATCCATAGGCCAAAGTACAGTCTCCCGCGCTCAAACCGATCAACCGAGTTTTGAACGTAAAACATCGGACATTCTGATTGTTGATGACTCCTTGAGTGTTCGTACCGCATTGTCACAGTTGGTGCATGATGACGGTTTCGATGTGAGAACTGCCATTGACGGCATGGAAGCCATTGAGCAAATCAACAGGAAAGTCCCCGATGTTTTGTTAGTTGACATGGAAATGCCTCGCATGAACGGGTTAGAACTGACGGCCCGACTGCGATCACAACAGAGCACCAGGCAGATACCGGTCATTATGATCACCTCGCGCTCCAGTGAGAAACACCGGGTGCAGGCTGAGGCGGCAGGAGTAGATGTATACTTAACCAAGCCTTATCACGAAAGCGACTTGCTTTCACGCTTAAGTTCGGTGGTGAGTAGAGCAGCATGA
- a CDS encoding DUF2141 domain-containing protein, protein MLLILKSLRQTFIWFVIFVPSLMAQTLDTQERNLTIHVGNLPDDTGMVVARLFRPGDDIFKTPFKVIKSHSFAKQSTLVFRDLEFGQYAVVVFQDKNANDDLDHNFLNLPAEPIGFSNNFTLGVFSGFPSFNKLKVNFDPEHESYQIDVH, encoded by the coding sequence ATGTTACTCATATTGAAATCGCTGCGTCAGACATTCATTTGGTTTGTCATATTTGTACCGTCGCTTATGGCTCAGACACTGGATACGCAAGAACGAAACTTAACAATTCATGTCGGTAATCTTCCGGACGATACCGGTATGGTGGTGGCGCGACTATTTCGCCCCGGTGATGATATATTTAAAACACCGTTTAAAGTGATAAAGTCACACTCATTTGCGAAGCAATCCACGCTGGTTTTTCGCGACTTGGAGTTCGGTCAGTACGCAGTTGTGGTGTTTCAAGACAAGAACGCCAATGACGACCTGGATCACAATTTTCTAAACCTGCCGGCGGAGCCCATTGGTTTTTCCAACAATTTCACCTTAGGTGTCTTCTCCGGGTTCCCCAGTTTCAATAAACTCAAAGTCAATTTTGACCCGGAGCATGAGTCTTATCAAATAGATGTGCATTAG
- a CDS encoding HupE/UreJ family protein, with the protein MRKATVMKVMLTLLLLLPSLALAHTEDDGNGFISGLLHPIFGYDHLLAMLCVGIVSAQLGGRNIWVIPTQFVAFMVLGGVLGANAVLFPFVEVNIALSVVLLGLAIVFANKNRSVIPIMLFVAFFGTSHGYAHGVEMPGSASPVFYSFGFVVSTSLIHLLGVAIGHFFITSQKLHQGLTYIGATVSAAGVFILYSAMGAA; encoded by the coding sequence ATGAGAAAGGCTACTGTAATGAAAGTTATGCTAACATTGTTATTGTTGTTACCAAGCTTGGCGTTGGCTCATACCGAGGACGATGGCAACGGTTTTATTTCCGGTCTGCTACATCCCATATTTGGATATGATCATTTACTCGCCATGCTGTGCGTGGGGATTGTCAGCGCGCAGTTGGGAGGAAGGAATATATGGGTCATCCCCACACAGTTCGTGGCCTTTATGGTTCTGGGTGGTGTGCTTGGTGCTAATGCAGTGTTGTTTCCTTTTGTTGAAGTGAATATTGCCTTATCGGTTGTATTATTGGGTTTGGCTATTGTTTTTGCTAATAAAAACAGAAGCGTCATACCCATTATGTTGTTTGTTGCATTTTTCGGTACGTCGCACGGTTATGCCCATGGAGTGGAAATGCCCGGCTCGGCCAGTCCCGTGTTTTACTCCTTCGGCTTTGTTGTCAGTACCAGCTTGATTCATTTGTTGGGGGTCGCTATCGGCCATTTTTTCATCACCAGCCAGAAACTGCATCAGGGGTTGACTTATATTGGTGCAACGGTTTCCGCTGCCGGTGTGTTTATTTTATATAGTGCAATGGGTGCAGCTTAA
- a CDS encoding chemotaxis protein CheW translates to MPEIRAWLLPFKREEYIAVGNHHMAEYIYAPTLEVLPLQQNFCPGMLKWREKFIPVIDLAYFTHPGESQPTGYTGAMVLAFQEQEGQTLQYAALGLRSAPVLTMVAEEQACPMPEDLIWQTLAVSSFVQSGKTIPVLNVSELFSSNLPVLYQEVTRQVHESTEMLQSKKAAG, encoded by the coding sequence ATGCCTGAAATTAGAGCCTGGCTGCTGCCGTTTAAGCGGGAAGAGTACATCGCCGTCGGTAATCATCACATGGCCGAGTACATTTATGCACCGACGCTTGAGGTGCTCCCATTACAACAGAATTTTTGCCCCGGCATGCTGAAATGGCGCGAGAAATTCATCCCTGTCATCGATCTGGCTTATTTCACTCATCCGGGTGAATCACAGCCCACAGGCTATACGGGCGCAATGGTACTGGCCTTTCAAGAACAGGAAGGACAAACGTTACAATATGCCGCTCTGGGCCTGCGCTCCGCTCCCGTACTCACTATGGTGGCGGAGGAGCAAGCCTGCCCTATGCCCGAGGATCTGATTTGGCAAACCCTCGCTGTCAGTAGTTTTGTTCAGTCCGGTAAAACTATTCCGGTACTGAATGTATCAGAGTTGTTTTCCAGCAATCTTCCGGTTTTGTATCAGGAAGTTACTCGTCAAGTACACGAATCAACCGAAATGCTGCAGTCTAAAAAAGCAGCCGGCTAA
- a CDS encoding peroxiredoxin yields MLQKNQNAPEFCVPNQRNETICLSDFKEAKTVVLYFYPKDDTPGCTIQANQFTQLAEEFAAVNTVVLGVSKDSCDSHQAFIDKFNLKIDLLADTTGELCEAYNVWQEKEKNGEKKMGIVRSTFVISPEGLIVAAQYGVNAEGHAQQILEMIKTS; encoded by the coding sequence ATGCTTCAGAAAAATCAAAATGCACCGGAATTTTGTGTTCCGAATCAACGCAATGAGACTATCTGTTTGTCCGATTTTAAAGAAGCTAAGACGGTGGTATTGTATTTTTATCCTAAAGATGACACGCCGGGGTGTACCATTCAAGCCAATCAATTCACGCAACTGGCCGAGGAATTCGCTGCCGTTAACACGGTGGTATTGGGTGTGAGCAAAGACTCATGCGACAGTCACCAGGCATTCATTGATAAGTTTAACCTGAAAATTGACTTATTGGCAGACACCACAGGTGAGTTGTGCGAGGCATACAATGTCTGGCAGGAAAAGGAAAAAAACGGCGAGAAGAAAATGGGAATTGTGCGATCCACTTTCGTCATCAGTCCCGAAGGCTTAATCGTAGCGGCCCAATACGGTGTCAACGCAGAAGGGCATGCGCAGCAGATTTTGGAAATGATTAAGACCTCTTAG
- a CDS encoding alpha/beta fold hydrolase: MSVKEIQAGACLRLLRKSVNADARLICFPWAGGGGSFYRRFSADIPHNMELWSIQYPGREDRYSEPLCNRMETLVEHIVTDLKYLSDKPMVFFGHSMGALVAYEVAAMMQQRFRREPELLVVSGSGAPGYDRTYVRCRWDESDAVFMEELRRLGGTPAPILEDSQLMQSLLPVIRADYEILDHYEATPEGKLNCPVIFCAGKDDHSVSEYSPIAWRRHSLGVFQEHWFEGDHFYLYDRTPELVKELSDWIFGCREQSRKIRKIVI, from the coding sequence ATGTCAGTAAAGGAAATACAAGCGGGTGCTTGCCTGCGCCTATTACGGAAGTCAGTAAATGCAGATGCGCGTTTGATCTGTTTTCCATGGGCCGGGGGAGGGGGGAGTTTTTACAGGCGTTTTTCGGCTGATATTCCGCACAATATGGAGCTGTGGTCAATTCAATATCCCGGTCGGGAAGACCGCTATTCAGAGCCGCTTTGTAACCGTATGGAAACACTAGTGGAACATATTGTTACCGATTTGAAATATTTGAGTGACAAGCCCATGGTATTTTTTGGACACAGCATGGGAGCTCTGGTGGCTTATGAAGTAGCAGCGATGATGCAGCAGCGCTTTCGTCGCGAACCGGAGCTGCTGGTGGTATCCGGTTCCGGTGCTCCGGGATACGATCGGACTTATGTCCGCTGTCGTTGGGATGAAAGCGATGCGGTATTCATGGAGGAATTGCGGCGCTTGGGTGGAACGCCGGCTCCAATTCTTGAAGACAGTCAGTTGATGCAGTCTTTGTTACCGGTGATTCGTGCCGATTATGAGATTTTGGATCATTACGAAGCGACTCCGGAAGGCAAGTTAAACTGTCCCGTGATTTTTTGTGCCGGTAAAGATGACCACAGTGTGTCTGAATACTCACCCATCGCTTGGAGACGTCACAGTTTGGGAGTTTTTCAAGAACACTGGTTTGAAGGAGATCATTTTTACTTGTATGACCGAACGCCGGAACTGGTTAAAGAGTTGAGCGATTGGATATTTGGTTGTCGAGAGCAAAGCAGGAAAATTAGAAAGATTGTTATTTAA
- a CDS encoding efflux RND transporter permease subunit, giving the protein MTNVVSILENALGALTVEVIKRPLLTIWLTLTMVVIFAAGASQIYIDVSNESLFRDDDPTLKQYQAFQRQFGRDDAVIAAISSKSVFSAEFFSKLESLQRDLEAEVPFLDLVTSLVSVTSISSKNGDVLIDDLRELWPTDANKFPAFKQEIIKNPLYRNLIVSEDGETTLLIIQANAYASDMDSKVSFKDKIVNLHDRFMDFMAGRSQEKKSQAEAPSPKSSPSRSLSGELDLGMLPEEVKTAGGFAGGTESEQKVLKPLTASQLSQYMDAVERVIQRHQSEQFNIRLAGGQMIDAEHKKSIHVDLAMLLPIAFIVVFIVLYIVLRRISAVLLSLMVVIMSLLATIGFMGWIGSPITPVAVALPPLLLTIGVGDSVHLLGYFYSHLSKTQKVEQSIVYAVKRTGVPIVFTTLTTAAGFMAFVVSDIKSISSFGLLAAFGVNMALLISITMVPAVLMRMKITETPGAFERRWHNYARFMTALTRSSMRRPKTAIVVTVLLIAGSIPGVMQLRFSHDVLSWFPQDRPVRVNTIAVDKEFHGSIPLEVVIDTGTVNGIYEPEFMQKLAQFQQFAQGLEDEHIDMGRATSIVDTLKQIHLTMSNGNPAKELPDNRNLVAQELLLFEGSGASDVAKLIDSNFSKARVTVRMSWADAVNYVPVRNQIEQKAKEIFSGTATVSVTGSIDLVSRSLVGVMQSMSSSYLIAASVIALMLILLTRSVLYGLVGMIPNFLPIIITLGIMGYVGYPINMFTVLLGGIALGLAVDDTLHFMHGYRYHRRERGESVETGILNTVNMAGPALLFTTLAISLGFFLFTMSTMDSLFYFGIFLGLTLVNALIADIVLVPALLKFMDRTPVSQITSGQSSMGNSNLAQESNAAGIGQNHQ; this is encoded by the coding sequence ATGACAAATGTTGTTTCAATTTTGGAAAACGCACTGGGTGCATTGACCGTTGAGGTTATTAAACGGCCATTGTTAACGATATGGTTAACTCTTACCATGGTCGTTATTTTTGCCGCGGGTGCATCTCAAATCTATATTGACGTTAGCAATGAGTCATTGTTTCGGGATGATGACCCCACATTGAAACAATATCAGGCATTTCAACGGCAGTTTGGCCGGGATGATGCCGTCATTGCCGCCATTAGCTCCAAATCGGTTTTCAGTGCTGAGTTTTTCTCAAAGCTGGAATCATTGCAAAGGGACCTCGAAGCTGAGGTCCCTTTTCTGGATCTCGTTACCAGTTTGGTTAGTGTGACATCCATCAGCAGCAAAAACGGTGATGTGCTGATAGATGATCTGCGGGAATTATGGCCAACTGATGCAAATAAGTTTCCAGCTTTCAAACAGGAAATTATTAAGAATCCCTTGTACCGGAATCTGATTGTTTCCGAGGACGGTGAAACTACTTTGCTGATCATTCAGGCAAATGCGTATGCATCGGATATGGATAGTAAGGTTTCCTTCAAAGACAAAATCGTCAATCTGCATGATCGGTTTATGGATTTCATGGCAGGCCGTTCGCAGGAGAAAAAATCCCAAGCTGAGGCACCGTCGCCGAAGTCCTCCCCATCCAGGTCTCTGAGTGGTGAGTTGGACTTGGGGATGTTACCGGAAGAGGTGAAAACCGCCGGTGGTTTTGCGGGAGGCACAGAATCTGAGCAAAAAGTGTTGAAGCCCTTAACGGCGTCTCAGCTCAGCCAATACATGGATGCAGTGGAGAGAGTTATCCAGCGGCATCAATCGGAACAGTTCAACATTCGTCTGGCCGGTGGGCAGATGATTGATGCGGAACACAAAAAATCGATTCATGTGGACCTGGCAATGTTATTACCCATCGCTTTTATAGTGGTGTTTATCGTGCTCTACATTGTGTTACGACGAATATCCGCCGTGTTGTTATCGCTGATGGTGGTTATCATGAGTTTGCTGGCAACCATCGGTTTCATGGGCTGGATAGGGTCACCTATTACGCCGGTGGCGGTTGCGCTTCCTCCACTGTTATTGACAATTGGTGTCGGGGATTCGGTGCACCTATTGGGGTATTTTTATTCACACTTGAGTAAAACACAGAAAGTAGAGCAGTCTATTGTGTATGCGGTGAAGCGTACCGGTGTTCCTATCGTGTTTACCACGCTCACCACAGCTGCCGGATTTATGGCGTTTGTAGTATCGGACATTAAGTCGATATCCAGTTTCGGCTTGCTTGCGGCGTTTGGTGTCAATATGGCGTTGTTAATCAGTATTACCATGGTGCCGGCAGTGTTGATGCGCATGAAAATAACCGAAACCCCGGGTGCCTTTGAGCGCCGTTGGCATAACTACGCCCGTTTCATGACCGCCTTGACCCGCTCCAGTATGCGACGTCCCAAAACCGCTATCGTCGTTACCGTACTGTTGATCGCCGGGTCCATTCCGGGGGTGATGCAGTTGAGATTTTCTCACGACGTGCTGAGCTGGTTTCCCCAAGACAGGCCGGTAAGAGTTAACACTATCGCAGTGGATAAAGAGTTTCACGGCAGTATCCCTTTAGAGGTGGTTATTGATACCGGTACGGTAAACGGAATTTACGAACCGGAATTTATGCAAAAACTGGCTCAATTTCAGCAGTTCGCCCAAGGTTTGGAAGATGAGCATATAGACATGGGTAGAGCAACTTCCATCGTAGATACGCTGAAACAAATCCATCTCACCATGTCCAACGGAAATCCCGCGAAGGAATTGCCGGATAATCGAAATCTGGTGGCTCAGGAACTGTTGTTATTTGAAGGCAGTGGCGCGTCGGACGTAGCCAAACTTATCGACAGTAATTTTTCCAAAGCTCGGGTTACGGTGCGCATGTCCTGGGCGGATGCCGTGAACTATGTGCCGGTTCGAAATCAGATCGAGCAAAAAGCCAAGGAGATCTTTTCCGGGACGGCCACTGTCAGCGTGACCGGTTCCATTGATCTGGTCAGCAGAAGCCTGGTGGGTGTAATGCAAAGTATGAGTTCCAGCTATCTCATTGCGGCCTCGGTTATAGCTCTGATGCTGATATTGTTGACCCGAAGCGTGCTCTACGGTCTGGTGGGCATGATTCCCAACTTTTTACCGATTATTATCACTTTAGGTATCATGGGTTACGTGGGCTATCCCATCAATATGTTTACGGTGTTGCTTGGTGGTATTGCTCTGGGGCTGGCCGTGGATGACACCTTACACTTTATGCACGGGTACCGCTATCATCGACGGGAGCGTGGCGAGAGTGTGGAAACCGGAATACTCAATACAGTGAACATGGCCGGCCCGGCGTTACTGTTTACAACACTGGCCATTAGCCTGGGTTTTTTCCTGTTCACTATGTCCACCATGGACTCATTGTTTTACTTTGGCATATTTTTGGGGTTGACCTTGGTCAATGCGCTTATCGCAGATATCGTGTTAGTGCCCGCATTGCTGAAATTTATGGATCGTACACCGGTTTCTCAAATAACATCGGGACAGTCGTCTATGGGTAATTCGAATCTGGCACAGGAATCGAATGCGGCCGGTATAGGGCAGAATCATCAATAG
- a CDS encoding outer membrane lipoprotein-sorting protein has translation MTCFLAVSLAHAADPSAAQVMKQVDERYQGDTRKQKGILTLIDKSKNKRVREVHEWMKKFGSDEKVFTRVISPSEVSGTTILSYEWQQRSKDDETWLYLPELRKVKRLATTDKSSYFLGSDFTYSDLSGIDVDDFTYRFDAENAKMASQGTWVIMAEPVQDRLSQVLDETGYTKIKYWIDQEKKVIVKAKYWLKDGGKIKYFTASDLVLKDKVWVTTKAQMVMTQGGHLQHASIFEIKDVVFNSSIKDEIFTTYAMERQIN, from the coding sequence ATGACATGTTTTCTTGCGGTGAGCCTTGCTCACGCGGCTGATCCCAGCGCAGCGCAAGTAATGAAGCAAGTGGATGAAAGATATCAGGGTGATACCAGAAAGCAAAAAGGTATACTCACTCTCATCGACAAGAGTAAGAATAAGAGGGTGCGAGAGGTCCATGAATGGATGAAAAAATTTGGCAGCGACGAAAAAGTCTTTACGCGTGTGATATCGCCGTCGGAGGTAAGTGGCACCACTATTCTTTCTTACGAATGGCAACAACGCAGCAAAGATGACGAGACCTGGCTCTATCTTCCGGAACTGCGCAAGGTAAAGCGTTTGGCCACTACGGATAAGTCCTCCTATTTCTTAGGCAGTGATTTTACCTATTCGGATCTTAGCGGTATAGACGTAGATGACTTTACTTACCGTTTCGATGCTGAGAACGCCAAAATGGCGTCACAGGGTACCTGGGTGATAATGGCGGAGCCGGTTCAGGACCGGCTTAGCCAGGTCTTGGACGAGACCGGATACACAAAAATCAAATACTGGATAGACCAGGAGAAAAAAGTCATTGTAAAAGCCAAATACTGGCTTAAGGATGGAGGAAAAATTAAATATTTTACCGCCTCTGACCTGGTGCTAAAAGACAAAGTATGGGTGACTACAAAGGCACAAATGGTAATGACTCAGGGTGGGCATTTGCAACATGCCAGTATATTCGAAATAAAGGATGTGGTTTTTAACAGCAGTATAAAGGATGAGATTTTTACGACTTATGCGATGGAACGACAAATTAACTAA
- a CDS encoding GMC family oxidoreductase yields MKYDYIIVGAGSSGAVLASRLSQDTGCNVLLVEAGKDYSNTDDMPEELRAAHEAVIGSHNWPFRAQVRQAAVSATLKGASAVFSASSNQSRLNMAKAAIKSTLDRNSCLTQFVYPMGKVVGGGSAINGTLALKGAADDYDEWARLGNSEWSWQRVLPYLKKLEHDLDMQGPEYGNSGPVPVQRTPYEKLHAVQKEFFDSCCNLGFTQVDLNRSVPGNGVASIPRNICNGQRVSTAVAYLREVRDRPNLTLLAETCVNKLVFEGNRVSGIEVTNQGITHQYRADRVVLCAGTINTPAILMRSGVGPGEILRSLGIPIVQESPGVGKNLTDHPSVGIWMVPKEGVCSFGEDAHQVMLRYSAPGSQYQDDLQLYMVNSVDTRKIPELNTALGSDMGMSITTVLGKPLSRGSVEIVSTQPDSNPKICLNCAVEESDMERLKSGIRKAWEILNHSKLRSHVQRVFAWNDHIINNDKLLRETISTFVRGSWHPVGTAKMGPENDPMAVVDQKGAVYGCSNLYVADASIMPTIPRVPTNLSCIMLGEKISDQLMQSAHEVDEPEQSQAPLVYAEYI; encoded by the coding sequence ATGAAATACGATTATATAATAGTGGGAGCCGGTTCTTCAGGGGCCGTATTGGCATCACGGTTAAGTCAGGACACCGGTTGTAATGTGTTGCTGGTGGAAGCCGGTAAGGACTATTCCAATACGGATGACATGCCGGAGGAGCTGAGGGCAGCCCATGAAGCAGTCATCGGTTCGCACAACTGGCCGTTTAGAGCTCAAGTCAGGCAAGCAGCGGTCAGTGCCACTCTAAAAGGTGCAAGTGCGGTTTTTTCCGCAAGCTCAAATCAATCTCGGCTCAATATGGCCAAAGCGGCTATTAAATCCACCTTGGACCGAAATTCCTGCCTAACTCAGTTTGTTTACCCAATGGGTAAAGTGGTTGGGGGCGGGTCCGCCATCAATGGCACCTTGGCACTCAAGGGTGCCGCAGATGATTACGATGAATGGGCTCGATTGGGTAATAGTGAATGGTCTTGGCAGCGAGTGTTGCCTTATTTAAAAAAACTGGAGCATGACCTGGATATGCAGGGGCCTGAATACGGAAACAGTGGTCCTGTTCCGGTACAGCGCACACCTTACGAGAAATTGCATGCAGTACAGAAAGAATTTTTTGACAGCTGTTGTAATCTGGGTTTTACACAGGTGGATTTGAATCGATCTGTCCCGGGAAATGGAGTAGCCAGTATTCCCCGCAATATTTGCAACGGCCAACGCGTGTCAACGGCTGTTGCTTATTTACGCGAAGTTAGAGACCGCCCAAATCTGACTCTATTAGCGGAAACCTGCGTTAACAAACTTGTGTTTGAAGGTAACCGGGTGAGTGGCATAGAAGTCACAAATCAGGGTATTACTCATCAGTATAGAGCAGATCGGGTGGTTTTGTGTGCAGGTACGATCAATACTCCCGCCATACTGATGCGTTCCGGTGTAGGGCCGGGCGAGATTTTGCGTTCACTGGGAATACCCATCGTCCAAGAGTCCCCCGGAGTGGGTAAGAATCTGACGGACCATCCTTCAGTAGGAATTTGGATGGTGCCCAAGGAAGGTGTGTGCAGCTTTGGAGAAGACGCACACCAAGTCATGTTGCGTTACAGTGCTCCAGGATCACAGTATCAGGATGACTTGCAGCTGTATATGGTCAATTCGGTGGATACCCGAAAAATTCCCGAATTGAACACGGCTTTGGGCAGTGATATGGGTATGTCCATTACCACGGTGTTGGGTAAGCCACTGTCCCGAGGCAGTGTGGAAATCGTCAGTACCCAACCCGATTCCAATCCGAAAATTTGCCTGAATTGTGCCGTGGAAGAATCGGACATGGAACGCTTGAAATCCGGTATAAGAAAGGCCTGGGAAATACTCAATCACTCAAAGCTGCGCAGTCACGTTCAGCGAGTGTTTGCATGGAACGATCACATTATTAATAACGACAAACTGCTGCGGGAAACCATTTCCACGTTTGTTCGGGGTTCTTGGCATCCTGTGGGTACGGCAAAAATGGGACCGGAGAACGATCCCATGGCAGTGGTGGATCAAAAAGGAGCCGTATACGGTTGTTCCAACCTCTATGTTGCGGATGCTTCCATCATGCCCACTATACCCAGAGTTCCGACCAATCTTAGTTGTATTATGCTGGGTGAAAAAATCAGTGATCAACTCATGCAATCAGCTCATGAAGTGGACGAGCCGGAACAGTCGCAAGCTCCACTGGTATATGCGGAATACATTTAA